One segment of Thermodesulfobacteriota bacterium DNA contains the following:
- a CDS encoding polymer-forming cytoskeletal protein, whose amino-acid sequence MWDKEKKKESKELEVKHAEETHVTPEVRRFNNPDNRGEVVKIGKSIFIKGEISGNQDLIIDGRVEGEIQLRENQVTVGENGKISGEIHAKTIIINGEVVGNMFARERLEIKSSGALKGDITSPKLIIDDGAFFKGSIDMEVDGQKRLDKPTTEFLEVVKSEE is encoded by the coding sequence ATGTGGGACAAGGAAAAGAAGAAGGAATCAAAGGAATTGGAAGTTAAGCATGCTGAGGAGACGCACGTCACCCCCGAGGTCCGGAGGTTCAATAATCCGGACAATAGAGGAGAGGTAGTAAAAATCGGAAAGTCGATCTTCATAAAGGGGGAAATATCCGGAAACCAGGATTTAATCATCGATGGCCGGGTGGAAGGAGAAATTCAACTCAGGGAAAACCAGGTGACGGTTGGAGAGAACGGAAAAATATCCGGCGAAATACACGCTAAGACGATAATCATAAACGGCGAAGTAGTCGGGAATATGTTTGCACGGGAGAGACTGGAGATTAAGTCCTCAGGGGCCCTAAAGGGAGACATTACCTCTCCCAAGCTCATCATCGATGACGGCGCTTTCTTCAAGGGCAGTATAGACATGGAAGTAGACGGGCAGAAAAGGCTGGATAAACCAACAACAGAGTTTCTAGAGGTGGTTAAGAGCGAGGAGTAA